The Penaeus chinensis breed Huanghai No. 1 chromosome 21, ASM1920278v2, whole genome shotgun sequence genome has a window encoding:
- the LOC125036573 gene encoding serine-enriched protein-like isoform X1, with amino-acid sequence MFDGAAPNVVTESMTENRRYSMVEQAIAMAGTLCDEPDFSTFENKTGLAEDMKFLASMPELCDVTFLVGDTREPVCAVKAVLAARSRVFHKLLYNSYSPQKKKEPMSREKKIKMFLKRSSEPLMNLQGQPQGRQGRSGYTHKLDTIPEPQGNVHQTLIVEEFEPDVFRQLIEYIHTGCVTLQPRTLLGLMNAADYYGLDELRKGCSGFVQCCINVDTVCALLASAERYIQYKCTKSMVQKVLEFVDEHGNEVLNLGSFTLLPQHVVRLIMAREELRADEFTKFQAGLMWSKKHCDNQPNTTDLKEVIGNFLEYIQFYKIPANILMKEIHPLGLVPYHIIMNALAYQADPSSVDPSKLSPNRNRRSNERSMSVQSSLDPLGSSTTLSSSASSEMESGRHSSEGGGAGGGGGGGRCSPLSQLRET; translated from the exons ATGTTCGACGGGGCGGCGCCAAACGTTGTGACGGAGTCCATGACGGAGAATAGGAG atACAGCATGGTAGAGCAAGCGATAGCCATGGCGGGGACCCTCTGCGACGAGCCAGACTTTTCCACCTTTGAGAACAAAACTGGCCTGGCGGAGGATATGAAGTTCTTGGCCTCGATGCCCGAGCTCTGTGACGTCACCTTTCTGGTCGGCGACACGAGAGAACCCGTTTGTGCGGTCAAGGCGGTGCTGGCCGCCCGGAGCAG GGTGTTCCACAAGCTCCTGTACAACTCGTACTCGccgcagaagaagaaggagccgaTGAGCCGAGAGAAGAAGATCAAGATGTTCCTCAAGAGATCGTCGGAGCCGCTGATGAACCTCCAAGGCCAGCCTCAAGGACGACAGGGT CGATCCGGATACACTCACAAACTGGACACCATCCCGGAG CCCCAGGGAAACGTCCACCAGACCCTGATTGTGGAGGAATTTGAGCCCGACGTGTTTCGTCAGCTGATCGAGTACATCCACACAGGCTGCGTCACGCTCCAGCCGAGGACGCTGCTGG GGCTGATGAACGCCGCCGATTACTACGGTCTGGACGAACTTCGAAAGGGCTGCTCCGGCTTCGTGCAATGCTGCATCAACGTCGACACCGTGTGTGCTCTTCTGGCCTCCGCTGAGAGATACATCCAGTACAAGTGCACGAAGTCTATGGTGCAGaag GTGCTCGAGTTCGTGGACGAGCATGGCAACGAGGTCCTCAACCTTGGCTCGTTCACCCTCCTGCCGCAGCACGTGGTCAGACTCATCATGGCCAGGGAGGAACTCAGGGCCGACGAGTTCACCAAATTCCAG GCAGGCCTCATGTGGTCCAAGAAACATTGCGACAACCAACCCAACACGACGGACCTGAAGGAGGTGATCGGGAACTTCCTAGAATACATCCAGTTCTACAAGATCCCCGCTAACATCCTCATGAAGGAAATCCACCCGCTGGGACTCGTTCCTTACCACATCATTATGAACGCTCTTGCTTACCAG GCGGACCCGAGCAGCGTGGACCCTTCGAAGCTCTCTCCGAACCGCAACCGCCGATCCAACGAGAGATCGATGTCCGTGCAGAGCTCCCTCGATCCTCTAGGCTCCAGCACGACGCTCTCCTCATCCGCCTCCTCTGAGATGGAGTCGGGGAGGCACTCGtccgaagggggaggggcaggagggggagggggaggcgggaggtgcTCTCCTCTCAGTCAGCTGAGGGAGacgtaa
- the LOC125036573 gene encoding serine-enriched protein-like isoform X2: MFDGAAPNVVTESMTENRRYSMVEQAIAMAGTLCDEPDFSTFENKTGLAEDMKFLASMPELCDVTFLVGDTREPVCAVKAVLAARSRVFHKLLYNSYSPQKKKEPMSREKKIKMFLKRSSEPLMNLQGQPQGRQGRSGYTHKLDTIPEPQGNVHQTLIVEEFEPDVFRQLIEYIHTGCVTLQPRTLLGLMNAADYYGLDELRKGCSGFVQCCINVDTVCALLASAERYIQYKCTKSMVQKVLEFVDEHGNEVLNLGSFTLLPQHVVRLIMAREELRADEFTKFQAGLMWSKKHCDNQPNTTDLKEVIGNFLEYIQFYKIPANILMKEIHPLGLVPYHIIMNALAYQSESSSDTWSLDETSYY, from the exons ATGTTCGACGGGGCGGCGCCAAACGTTGTGACGGAGTCCATGACGGAGAATAGGAG atACAGCATGGTAGAGCAAGCGATAGCCATGGCGGGGACCCTCTGCGACGAGCCAGACTTTTCCACCTTTGAGAACAAAACTGGCCTGGCGGAGGATATGAAGTTCTTGGCCTCGATGCCCGAGCTCTGTGACGTCACCTTTCTGGTCGGCGACACGAGAGAACCCGTTTGTGCGGTCAAGGCGGTGCTGGCCGCCCGGAGCAG GGTGTTCCACAAGCTCCTGTACAACTCGTACTCGccgcagaagaagaaggagccgaTGAGCCGAGAGAAGAAGATCAAGATGTTCCTCAAGAGATCGTCGGAGCCGCTGATGAACCTCCAAGGCCAGCCTCAAGGACGACAGGGT CGATCCGGATACACTCACAAACTGGACACCATCCCGGAG CCCCAGGGAAACGTCCACCAGACCCTGATTGTGGAGGAATTTGAGCCCGACGTGTTTCGTCAGCTGATCGAGTACATCCACACAGGCTGCGTCACGCTCCAGCCGAGGACGCTGCTGG GGCTGATGAACGCCGCCGATTACTACGGTCTGGACGAACTTCGAAAGGGCTGCTCCGGCTTCGTGCAATGCTGCATCAACGTCGACACCGTGTGTGCTCTTCTGGCCTCCGCTGAGAGATACATCCAGTACAAGTGCACGAAGTCTATGGTGCAGaag GTGCTCGAGTTCGTGGACGAGCATGGCAACGAGGTCCTCAACCTTGGCTCGTTCACCCTCCTGCCGCAGCACGTGGTCAGACTCATCATGGCCAGGGAGGAACTCAGGGCCGACGAGTTCACCAAATTCCAG GCAGGCCTCATGTGGTCCAAGAAACATTGCGACAACCAACCCAACACGACGGACCTGAAGGAGGTGATCGGGAACTTCCTAGAATACATCCAGTTCTACAAGATCCCCGCTAACATCCTCATGAAGGAAATCCACCCGCTGGGACTCGTTCCTTACCACATCATTATGAACGCTCTTGCTTACCAG TCAGAGTCATCGTCAGACACCTGGAGTCTTGATGAAACCTCGTACTACTAG